A region of Dioscorea cayenensis subsp. rotundata cultivar TDr96_F1 chromosome 5, TDr96_F1_v2_PseudoChromosome.rev07_lg8_w22 25.fasta, whole genome shotgun sequence DNA encodes the following proteins:
- the LOC120260022 gene encoding E3 ubiquitin-protein ligase Iruka-like — protein MAELDDLFIFSGEEEHCYGSSWRDPHPLGYQSLFLPPHSGIFSFRCEPYLEYMVQEDQALRFEPQIDSEIQIADLNCFSMDLDYRPGEGEEIVAGGSGEVQQGSNIQEVSGVVRDFISMIGSGGDMECESYQKEITDDVQDFISMIDRREIELESDHEQVADEDVRDFISLIGGGGVMQESNQMNLVEDAQDFISMIDGRDNGEEFHQDEVMETVWDVDHDRNHEEHGWEVLVDLDDDDDDVGGPPAAAESVVEALPSVSMAGEGLAGESMACAVCKDEIELEEKVKKLPCKHYFHSECIVPWLKMRNTCPVCRRELPTDDAEYERWRGRRDTEV, from the coding sequence ATGGCGGAACTCGACgatctcttcatcttctccgGCGAAGAAGAGCACTGTTACGGAAGCTCATGGCGAGATCCACATCCTCTCGGCTACCAGTCCCTTTTCTTACCCCCCCACTCCGGCATCTTCTCCTTCCGCTGTGAACCCTACTTGGAATACATGGTCCAAGAGGACCAAGCGCTCCGATTTGAGCCCCAAATCGACTCCGAAATCCAAATCGCCGATCTCAATTGCTTCTCCATGGACTTGGACTATCGCCCCGGGGAGGGGGAGGAAATCGTTGCCGGCGGCAGCGGCGAGGTCCAGCAAGGTTCCAATATTCAGGAAGTCTCCGGCGTCGTTCGAGACTTCATCTCGATGATCGGAAGCGGCGGTGATATGGAGTGTGAATCTTATCAGAAGGAAATCACCGACGATGTGCAGGACTTCATCTCAATGATCGACCGCAGGGAGATTGAGCTGGAATCCGATCATGAACAAGTAGCCGACGAGGATGTCCGAGACTTCATCTCGTTGATCGGTGGTGGGGGTGTCATGCAGGAATCCAATCAGATGAATTTGGTCGAAGACGCGCAAGATTTCATCTCGATGATCGATGGAAGGGATAACGGGGAGGAATTCCATCAGGATGAAGTCATGGAGACTGTGTGGGATGTGGACCATGATCGGAATCACGAAGAGCATGGATGGGAGGTCCTTGTGGAcctagatgatgatgatgatgatgttggaggGCCGCCTGCGGCGGCGGAGTCAGTGGTGGAGGCGCTTCCGTCGGTGTCTATGGCTGGTGAAGGTTTGGCGGGGGAGAGCATGGCTTGCGCTGTTTGTAAGGATGAGATTGAGTTGGAAGAGAAGGTGAAGAAACTGCCTTGCAAGCACTATTTCCACTCTGAATGCATCGTTCCATGGCTCAAAATGAGGAATACCTGCCCAGTTTGCAGGCGCGAGTTGCCAACAGATGATGCAGAGTATGAGAGATGGAGGGGAAGGAGGGACACTGAGGTTTGA
- the LOC120259847 gene encoding protein FAM32A, whose translation MSAYDNVVGGKLKLKGKALDVKAGGIKKKKKQKHRRDGEDPHIERDEVPQDGSSRLSADNNEDINEDEKPGDEGHASACDDHLTAAEKRYIEQRERIDSRRLAKTADKSHRDRIQDFNQYLANLSEHYDIPKVGPG comes from the exons ATGTCAGCATATGATAATGTCGTTGGTGGGAAGTTGAAGCTGAAAGGGAAAGCTTTAGATGTCAAGGCAGGtggaataaagaagaaaaagaagcagaagCATCGTCGTGATGGTGAAGATCCTCATATTGAAAGAGATGAGGTTCCTCAAG ATGGAAGCTCCAGATTATCTGCTGATAACAATGAGGACATAAATGAAGATGAGAAGCCGGGGGATGAAGGACATGCTTCTGCATGTGATGACCATCTCACGGCAGCTGAGAAACGGTATATTGAACAGAGGGAGAGGATCGACTCACGGAGGTTGGCCAAAACTGCTGACAAATCACACCGTGACCGGATTCAAGATTTTAACCAATATTTGGCAAATCTTAGTGAGCATTACGACATTCCCAAAGTGGGTCCTGGTTAA
- the LOC120260276 gene encoding pentatricopeptide repeat-containing protein At1g74630-like produces the protein MSFTLAPFLTTTPTPINNNNNKNKILNPPSKHQHQHHQQQHPYLSLLQLCSHVHEAHQVHALIIKSSQSLDPYYAGRLAEFYAILSSNPSLSLPHASKLLSSFPNPPPTFLYNTLIRAHLNARDPLQSLLLYHQLLSRSALPDRFSFTFALKACTQLRALPLGKQLHSQVFKLGLVTDAHIRNKLLHLYATLGELTHARKVFDECPEPDIIAWNSLLEGYASANDAESLHEVFDLMPVRDVVSWNTFMGSLYRNQRVRRSHCDIQSNAREQGV, from the coding sequence ATGTCTTTTACATTAGCACCGTTCTTAACTACTACTCCAACACCgatcaacaacaataacaacaagaacaagatcCTCAACCCACCATCaaagcaccagcaccagcaccaccaacaacaacatcCATACCTTTCTCTTCTCCAGCTCTGCTCCCACGTCCATGAAGCTCACCAGGTCCACGCACTCATCATCAAGTCCTCCCAATCCCTCGACCCCTACTACGCCGGCCGCCTCGCCGAGTTCTACGCCATCCTCTCTTCCAACCCTTCCCTCTCCCTTCCCCATGCCTCCAAACTCCTCTCCTCCTTCCCAAACCCCCCACCCACCTTCCTCTACAACACCCTCATCCGCGCCCACCTCAACGCCCGTGACCCTCTCCAATCCCTCCTCCTCTATCACCAATTGCTCTCCCGATCCGCCCTTCCCGACCGCTTCTCCTTCACCTTCGCCCTCAAGGCCTGCACCCAGCTCCGCGCCCTTCCTCTTGGAAAACAACTCCATTCCCAAGTTTTCAAGCTCGGCCTTGTCACTGATGCCCACATTCGGAACAAGCTCCTTCATTTATATGCCACACTTGGTGAACTCACCCATGCACGCAAGGTGTTCGACGAATGTCCCGAACCAGATATCATCGCCTGGAACAGCTTGCTCGAAGGCTATGCTTCTGCCAACGATGCTGAATCTCTTCATGAGGTCTTTGACTTGATGCCTGTTCGAGATGTTGTGTCCTGGAACACCTTCATGGGGTCTCTATATAGAAATCAGCGAGTTCGAAGAAGTCATTGTGATATTCAGAGCAATGCAAGAGAGCAGGGAGTGTGA
- the LOC120260277 gene encoding pentatricopeptide repeat-containing protein At4g18840-like yields the protein MINVLTAVTHLSALGQGKWVHAYIGRNGIELDEKLGSALINMYSKCGCIEGAVYAFDVVTIRKSCDTWNAMICGFTANGDSLRALELFSVMEKTSGLVPNHITFSCVLNACSHGGLVDEGMRLFEKMSSVYGIEPDITHYGCMVDLFQPSGFV from the coding sequence ATGATCAATGTTCTCACTGCTGTTACTCATTTGAGTGCTTTAGGACAAGGAAAGTGGGTGCATGCTTATATTGGCAGGAATGGGATTGAGTTGGATGAGAAGCTGGGGTCTGCTTTGATCAATATGTATTCGAAATGTGGTTGTATTGAAGGCGCTGTTTATGCGTTCGACGTGGTGACGATAAGGAAGAGCTGTGATACTTGGAATGCTATGATTTGTGGTTTCACTGCAAATGGGGATAGCTTGAGAGCTCTTGAGCTTTTCTCAGTGATGGAGAAAACCTCTGGTTTGGTGCCAAATCACATAACATTCTCATGTGTGTTGAATGCTTGTAGTCATGGAGGTCTTGTGGATGAAGGCATGAGATTGTTTGAAAAAATGAGTTCTGTTTATGGTATTGAGCCTGATATCACACATTATGGCTGCATGGTGGATCTGTTTCAGCCGAGCGGGTTTGTTTGA
- the LOC120260279 gene encoding pentatricopeptide repeat-containing protein At4g21065-like has protein sequence MEPDVVMWKAIVAACRVHGNTELGEKAGHRLIEVAPNDHAGYVLLSNIYAKGNDFNGVHEVRKMMMDRGVKKVPGCSSVEVGGEVHEFIAGDGSHSRKEDIYVMLGEMAERLKLAGYKPDMEQVLLDIDEDEAKESSLSLHSEKLAIAFSLVSTEASSTIRIVKNLRVCGDCHAAIKLLSVIYDRDIIVRDSSRFHHFQKGSCSCGDYW, from the coding sequence ATGGAGCCCGATGTGGTAATGTGGAAGGCTATAGTGGCTGCTTGCAGAGTTCATGGCAACACTGAATTGGGAGAGAAAGCTGGTCATAGGCTCATTGAAGTAGCTCCGAATGACCATGCTGGTTATGTATTGCTATCAAACATATATGCGAAAGGTAATGACTTCAATGGTGTGCATGAGgtgaggaagatgatgatggaCAGAGGTGTCAAGAAAGTGCCAGGCTGCAGCTCTGTCGAAGTAGGCGGGGAGGTTCATGAGTTCATAGCCGGAGACGGCTCACATTCAAGGAAGGAGGACATTTATGTGATGCTCGGTGAGATGGCGGAGCGGCTGAAGCTCGCAGGATATAAGCCTGACATGGAGCAAGTTTTGTTAGACATCGATGAAGATGAAGCGAAGGAGAGTTCATTGTCACTCCACAGCGAGAAGTTAGCGATTGCTTTCAGTCTTGTAAGCACTGAAGCGAGTTCTACAATAAGAATAGTGAAAAATCTGAGAGTCTGTGGGGATTGCCATGCTGCCATTAAGCTTCTATCAGTGATCTATGACCGAGATATAATTGTGAGAGACTCTAGCCGTTTTCACCATTTCCAGaagggttcttgttcttgtggggaCTATTGGTAA